One window of Arthrobacter oryzae genomic DNA carries:
- a CDS encoding LLM class flavin-dependent oxidoreductase produces the protein MTVPLSILDLATIAKGQTAAESFAGSVAMAQRAEELGYRRVWYAEHHNMSSIASSATSVLIAHIAANTSSIRLGAGGVMLPNHSPLTIAEQFGTLETLHPGRIDLGLGRAPGSDQNTMRALRREPMSADSFPQDVLELQGYLTGPTRIQGVEATPGKGTNVPLYILGSSLFGARLAAQLGLPYAFASHFAPNALQDAVTIYRREFKPSAQLDAPHVIAGVNVIAADSASEAQEMFQATKRARVSLFFGNGRVFTDDEADMILDSPQGQHVAQMMKYSAIGTPDVVMDYLDEFTAHADADELIVAHQSNGTEARLRSVELLAMAAGLVRA, from the coding sequence GTGACTGTTCCGCTTTCCATCCTTGACCTGGCCACCATCGCTAAGGGCCAGACGGCGGCCGAAAGCTTCGCCGGGAGCGTGGCAATGGCGCAGCGGGCGGAAGAGCTGGGTTACCGGCGGGTCTGGTACGCGGAGCACCACAACATGTCTTCCATCGCGTCCTCGGCCACGAGCGTGCTGATCGCCCACATCGCCGCCAACACCAGCAGTATCAGGCTGGGTGCCGGCGGCGTCATGTTGCCGAACCACTCCCCGCTGACCATCGCCGAGCAGTTCGGCACGCTGGAGACCCTGCATCCGGGCCGCATCGACCTGGGCCTGGGCCGGGCGCCCGGCAGCGACCAGAACACCATGCGTGCCCTCCGCCGGGAGCCGATGTCCGCGGACAGCTTCCCGCAGGACGTCCTGGAACTACAGGGCTACCTGACCGGCCCTACCCGCATCCAGGGCGTTGAGGCGACGCCTGGCAAGGGCACCAACGTGCCGCTGTACATCCTGGGGTCCTCACTTTTCGGGGCCCGGCTGGCAGCGCAGCTTGGCCTTCCCTACGCCTTTGCGTCCCACTTCGCGCCCAACGCCCTGCAGGATGCCGTGACCATCTACCGCCGGGAATTCAAGCCTTCGGCCCAGCTGGACGCGCCGCACGTGATCGCCGGAGTCAACGTGATAGCGGCAGATTCCGCCTCCGAGGCCCAGGAAATGTTCCAGGCCACCAAGCGCGCCCGGGTGTCCCTGTTCTTCGGCAACGGCAGGGTGTTCACGGACGATGAAGCGGACATGATCCTGGACTCGCCACAGGGGCAGCACGTGGCCCAGATGATGAAGTACTCGGCGATCGGTACGCCGGATGTGGTGATGGACTACCTGGATGAGTTCACGGCCCATGCTGACGCGGACGAACTGATCGTGGCCCACCAAAGCAACGGAACCGAGGCCCGCCTGCGGTCCGTGGAACTGCTCGCCATGGCTGCGGGGCTGGTCCGCGCCTGA
- a CDS encoding FadR/GntR family transcriptional regulator, whose translation MSAHSPDVDTAVHVGTIDMIAQLRGVDAAGTGLSDRISRQLESAIAVGLLNEGDKLPPENILAEQLGVSSITLRQSLAEMRLKGLVETRRGRGGGSFISGKALTTPEQLLSEFKRRSPEDLRDLGDLAATVAAGVGRRAALRADEQDLRRSRELASRFARASTAEELRRTDSRFHISLGVAAQSRRLTNATIQVHSELAALMWIAGASTASIETAGEEHDAILDAIERRDEEAADRLSAAHFERESEALLDYFLELATTTTPEEA comes from the coding sequence GTGAGTGCACACAGCCCGGACGTCGACACGGCGGTCCACGTCGGGACCATTGACATGATCGCCCAGCTGCGCGGGGTCGATGCCGCGGGCACCGGCTTGTCGGACCGGATTTCGCGGCAGCTCGAAAGCGCTATTGCGGTGGGCCTGCTCAACGAAGGCGATAAGCTGCCGCCGGAAAACATCCTCGCTGAACAGCTTGGCGTATCCTCCATTACGTTGCGCCAGTCCCTCGCCGAGATGCGGCTGAAAGGCCTGGTCGAAACCCGTCGCGGGCGCGGTGGCGGCAGCTTCATAAGCGGGAAGGCGCTGACAACTCCGGAGCAGCTGCTGTCCGAATTCAAGCGCCGGAGCCCGGAGGATCTGCGTGATCTGGGCGATCTCGCCGCCACGGTAGCGGCGGGCGTGGGCCGGCGGGCGGCGCTGCGGGCGGACGAGCAGGATTTGCGGCGCTCCCGCGAACTGGCAAGCCGTTTCGCCCGCGCCTCGACAGCGGAGGAGCTGCGGCGGACCGATAGCCGTTTCCACATCAGCCTCGGCGTGGCGGCCCAGTCGCGCCGGCTGACCAACGCCACTATCCAGGTCCACAGCGAGCTGGCGGCGCTGATGTGGATCGCCGGGGCCTCAACAGCATCCATCGAAACGGCCGGCGAAGAGCACGACGCCATACTCGACGCCATCGAACGACGCGACGAGGAGGCCGCCGACCGCCTCTCAGCTGCGCATTTCGAGCGCGAATCCGAAGCGCTGCTGGACTACTTCCTCGAACTGGCAACCACCACTACCCCGGAGGAAGCATGA